The sequence below is a genomic window from Sebastes fasciatus isolate fSebFas1 chromosome 18, fSebFas1.pri, whole genome shotgun sequence.
CCAGCAAATGTCCTGAGGGGACCAAACCGATGCTCGTGTTTGCAGGGGAGGCTTTTGATATAGACAACGAGCACAAACGTCTGAAGAGTCTGCTCATAGGTAAACACCAACTATACTCTGTGAACCGGTCTCTAGATTTCCTTTATTCCTGTTCTACGACTAATCTCCATGTCACCTTTCAGACTTCTTCAGAGGTCCCACCGTGTCGGCGGTGCGTCTGGCAGGTTTAGAACATGTTCTGCACTTCACAGCCCTGGATGGGAAAATCTTCATGCGCAGCTACAGGTCAGTTAGATTAGTTTTAAAACTATATTAAGAATTGGTGAAGAAAAGTTTGCATCTAAACTGATCACAAAGTTGTGTTCTTCTGGTTGAAAAATAATTTACCTGTCACCGTGGCCAGTGACCACCTCATGTTCTGATCCTCTTTTAAGACCCTTTTTGAAAGAAAATTCCGATGTTGGTACACGCCAGACACGCATATCATCTCTACAACAGATATATTGATTGATGTCATGTGTCATTGCAGGTGTCTGTTGAAGAAGTCCGGGTGCCGCACACCACGCATAGAGCTCGAGGAGATCGGGCCATCGTTTGACCTTGTCTTAAGAAGATCACATCTGGCTTCAGATGACTTGTACAAGTTGTCTCACAGACGGCCCAAAGCTCTGAAGGTAAACATCACCAACATCTGTCCTGACTCTCTCAGCTTTCCTTTGATGGGAATGACATTAAATTGAGAGGTGTGCTTACTGGGTAAATGTTGGATAATCCATCTTAACAGGAGCTTTCTTTCCGCTACGTTCATTCAGCTATGCCTATGACCAAGCTATTAATACTGAGAGTCTATTATAGCAACAGTAATGACCCCACGCGGCTGCACTGGTCattacaccaaaaaaaaaacagcaacgtTGCTGTTCTTAGATCCTGACCATCAGTGGATTGAAAAAATTTAGTTTGTGCTGAAGATGGCGCCAGAGGACAGACCATGTTGTTGCCTAAATGTGAAGGTTTAACCTCTGTGTGGTTACCATTTTACAACCTCTTCCACTCTGCATTGTCAgacttaaggctggcccacactaacagatttttcagatcttaacagatgttgaaaatgtaacGACATgtaatgttaaatttaacagtttggtTCCTACAGTGTGTGGAAAGCAACAATTTGGCCAagacagcacaccacacactaacagattcattcatgaacaacaagagtccccacTAAAAAAACGGAAAactcgcaaaatctctcgcgatcaaacgtgactttattgtaaacaaacatggcggacgacgggcaggaagaattagtgatgttagtttttactttgtaaaggaaggatggatggatgaagtcatggagacgcgttaaataaacactcgcgtttttgccacaaatcaacaagttggtcctccatctctgagctccatcttacaactactttatgcttcacgtttagcattagctcacgCATTAGCTCAcgcattagccgcggccgccatgacgccgatggttgtccttccttcatcggtcagcttggttctctattggtTATCGTTCTTTAcaacgtgactgcgtcatcggctgtccttgGGGTTCCCGACAAGTTATCCTATCGGAAatactgaacatgtttaatatttatgatttgaaaactgacttccgagccgataagggggatgtaaaaaaacattcttaacatacctcacaccacaggaacatctggaaagatgatctctagaaccatcaaaaaatcagggctttgctggcgATTGTCAGGAGGGAGGAATCAggcccaaaatcagcttgattttCGTGTAATGTGTACCCGTCATTGGTCTACCTTTAACCAGGCTGAGCTCTACTTATCTGTACTTCAAGGttaatgctaacattagcattaaaCTTCTCACACCCCACTGACATTGGGCAGAGAAAGTTcagaactattttttttttttttttttacttctagaAGAAATCCTGAATTTACAAATATGTGAATATCTGAATTTTGgggaatatttccatttgatgttaATATTGAATAAATACTGTGTAACGAGCTGATACAGAGTATACTGTCACACAGTGTGGAATAAGATGATTTTACCAACTGTAAAGCTATTTAAAACTACGACCGATACACAGTGACTGACTAATGAAATGACCAACATCGTCTCATATAGGGAGACGCTGCTAATTttgctaaaaaatatataaattaatctaacaataataataaaatgccaATCACGCACAAACCACtgtgtcaaaataaaacaaaaaatagaaCAACCACCATCCCAAAAATTGCATTCTGTCAGGGATGAGGGGTGGATGTTATGGAGAGAGGTAGCAGTAGTTGGAGAGTGGGGCCTTTGGTACAAACTGACTTTCTATGCCGGTATTTATGTCGCTGTATTGTTGAGCAAATCAttaaaatgaccaaaaagaaaGTTCTCTGAATATACGCAAGTTAATTTGTCAAACTGACATCGTCGTTTAATGCTTCTCTTCATCACCGTTACAGgccaggaagaagaagaacatttcccacaatgcctTCGGTACCAAGTTCGGCCGGGTGCACATGCAGAAGCAGGACCTGTCCAAGCTGCAGACACGTAAGATGAAGggcctgaggaagaggaggggaccGGTGGTCGCTGAAGACAAGGACCAGGAAGGACATGAAGCCAAAGTCCCCAAAGTGGAGAGCTGAGCTGGCTGtgaacgcccccccccccacacacacacacacacacacacacacacacacacacatttataagaCTGACCGTGTGCTCATCTGTGAGCAGAGAGGATCTATTATCCCTACCCCTGTTGTCTCCCCTTCTCCATGTGACTTTCAGATACTTCTCTGTCTAGAGCATCAGGAGTGTGTTCGCTCAGTTCTCTGGTTAAACCACACAAGCATCAGCAAAAGTCCAACACGTGATTGGCAGTTGAAGGGGAAGTCTGCCCGAAATTAGCTGAATTGTCTTCTATGAATCGGagtgtaaaaatgtaatttcactgTCGGCACTCACTttaaaggaaataaaacactCTCTAAACTACGTCGAGTTTAGAGCTTTAATTTTTAGACAATTTATCTGCGTCTCTTTTGACTTCTTTTCCTTATGTTCACGTCATAAAGTCAGGCTATATTTGCCCTCATTCTGTTCTTCCCAAACGGTGTGAAGCTTTTATCAGTCACAGGGTAACCGGTCTTTCTCTCTAGctaaatttgaataaaacagtTATTAAAATACCACAgtgccatgtttctacggttAGAACTCACCACCAGTAGTTCCTTTGACTGCACAGAAAGGAGATCAGGTTGCAGGTATAAGTGCtattttgaaaatgatttttGAATGTGTTTATGTGGACTCATAATCTTTTTAAAAgcgttttttgggggggatttgGGGATGAGTAGAAAGAGGCCGTGTTCATAATGTCGAGGCTTGATAATTAAAGCTTCATTTCCAGAACACTACACTTTAGGAAAGTCTCCAGCTTTGTTTCTTTAAATGATAGAAGACAAAAATAGCATCTAAATATGTTGTCATGTCCTGCAACATAAACATGAAACCTTTAAAAACGTACTACTGAAAATGTACTATGAATGAGATTCCTAACACTGTAGCACCACTAGAGTTTGCTGTTTGACAGCCGAACACGCTGCTCAACTAGCAGACTACTGGAACAACATCACCTCCAGGATTAAACAATCTAGGTAATGTGATATTTTTCCAGTTCAATCCAATTTACAGTCTCTAATCTGACGCCTTACCACTTCACTGTCTGGGTGCTCACGTGTTCTTCGCTCACGTGTTCTTCACTCACAACAGAAATCCCTCTCactctttatttcttctgtcTCCTAGTTAGGACTATTTACCAAACTATTACAAAAAGCAAATATGCATTCCTCctttacacatttttaaattgttgaCAGACATGACAaacatatgaatagacatttctaagaaccagttgaacactgatgtgctccaTTGAAAACACTAATAATATGAAAGCCTTATCAGGGACCTATGCCTTTTGCATGTTCAGTGTTACTACgtatatttttgtatgttttcataCTCAAATATAGAAACAAAAAGATACTGTAATATAAACAAGACTGCAAATGTAAACTGTAAGTAGGAATATAGTTCccaatacaataaatatatgaaacATACTTTCCGTTTACAGTACTATGGTCCActtacaataaaaaacaacttaaactATGTTAGATTCATcctatacatacaggtacatacatgaaatttgacctctgcatttaacccatcctaagcatttagaagcagtgagctgctgtgaaGCACCCGGAGAGCAaccagtgtctcgctcaaggtcACTACGACATGCAGATAGTAGGAACCGGGAATCTAACCACACTCAGTCATTGAGTACTGTATTGATATGAAGTACTACAATACTGTGATGAGAGAAGATTTCTTACCTTGCCTTCTGTGAACGTGCTCAAGTTTGgcgttcctcttcctctcactcctcttactatgcctctctctctctctcccttctgtGATTGCATCCATTGCTCCAAAACACAAGAGCTCACCTGTGGCCCTTTTGTTGCTGAAGCACAATTGTTCAATATGCAGTCAGGCTAATTGAACATGTAAGTAGTTAGGGTGGATGGGTAGTGGGTAGAACGGCAGGGTGTTCCCTGTGAACACGAGAGATTGTTTTCATGTAGATTGAGCCAGATgtagagaattgtgtgtagagTTTTGGGGAACAAAATGTGTGGTTTAGAACTACAGTCTGAGTGTAAAACAGGATCTGTGCTTGTattttagcagaattggttcagaaGGTTGGTACATGAGTTACAGGTTGTTGTCATTGTGTCTCTAGTACCAGTGTTGGTGCTTAAATAATTTCGGGAAAAAAAattaggaggttaaataacgctccaaactcgcgctaaattttggcaagagGAAGAacagtcatggccattttcaaaggggtcccttgacctctgacctcaagacatgtgaatgaaaatgggttctatgggtacccacaagtctcccctttacagacatgcccactttatgataatcacatgcagtttggggcaagtcacagtcaagtcagcacactgacacactgacagctgttgttgcctgttgggctgcagtttgccatgttatgatttgagcatattgttttatgctaaatgcaatacctgtgagggtttctggacaatatctgtcattgttctgtgttgttaattgattttcaataataaatatatacatatatttgcacaaAGTAAGCATATGTTGAAaagcgtattaaatacttgacaaatctccctttgaggtgcattttgaacagataaagaatgtgtgattaatttgcgatgaatcacgattaactatttgaatcgattgacagccctaatagcaaCTGTTTTCTAGTCAAATTACTGATATCATTTGTCATTTCTAGATcaacatcattttttaaaaatgatctcCCCCACAAAAACTGctgaaattgttatttattatatgtggCTTCTTTTGTCTTATGATCTCCAACCACACAGTTCACTCACATCTACTTTTACTTCTGCTCTCTGCACATTATTGTTGCATTTGTGTCCATGTACTTGCCTTGCAGTTTGTCTATTTTTAGCAGCTGGGAAGAGGAAGTGAGATCTCTCAGGACTGCAGAGAGGGAGCTGCCGGAAGAAGGGGGAGAAAACATCAAGCTGTGTAGATTAGTATGGACAGATTAGTAGTTTATTAGTAGTCGTGCAGTCGTAAATTCATGAGCctggtttgatagctcagggcttGTGCCCTTTTCTATCCAGAGGAAATCattgagggaggagagaggagatggaggaggagcccagcTGGTGTTGAGGCAGCATGGCCCATGCCCGGCCAATTGaggagttttaaaaaaaaatatatttataaaaaaaataaaatatatatatatatatatataacggtAAGTAAGTAGTCGTGCATATGTAATCTACTGAAGCTGTACTGCGATTCTTGGTGGTGACGTTTGAATGACGTCGTCCAATCAGCTGCAGGATTCCccgtagccccgccccctccttACTGTCTATTTATAATATTGCAACAGCGGCTCTCTGACAGCGACTGGAGGACAGATGCGGCACCGCCAACTACTGCTACTCCTCCATGGATGCGACTTTATACCTTTAATCCGACAGCCGGCACCGCTCAGACTGAGATAACCTGTGTTTGACTTGTTCCTACCTAGAGGCTGACGTATACATACCTACGTATACATATTTCTTCGCTCTTCAATAATATAAACCTGAAATAAAAACGCACCATGACAGAAGGAGGGAACCACATGCCGGAAGGTGAAACAGCGGGGACAACGGAGGAGGTGCCGGCCGGTGAGCCCGCGGAGGAGAAGCCTTCACCGCcggcggaggaggagaagaaggagaacgGGGACAGCAAAGTGACCGTACCGGAGCAGGCAGCGGCGGCCGGAGCATCGGAGGAGGAGGTTGAGTTCGTCCACCCGGAGGGCGGCTGGGGCTGGGTTGTCATGCTGGCTGCTATGTGGTGTAACGGCTCCGTGTTCGGGATCCAGAACGCCTTCGGGATtctgttcctctctctgctgcGGGAGTTCGGCTCCGAGGACGACGACGACCTCCGCTTCAAGACAGGTGAGGGACTAACTAATATACCTGGGGGGGGGACAGCTTCAAGACAGGTGAGAGGACTAACTTATACACCCGGGGGGGGGGCAGCTTCAAGACAGGTGAGGGGACTAACTTATATACCTGGGGGGGGGACAGCTTCAAGAGAGGTGAGGGACTAACTAATATACCTGGGGGGGGGACAGCTTCAAGACAGGTGAGGGACTAACTAATAtacctgggggggggggacagctTCAAGACAGGTGAGGGACTAACTAATAtacctgggggggggggacagctTCAAGACAGGTGAGGGACTAACTAATAtacctgggggggggggacagctTCAAGACAGGTGAGAGGACTAACTAATATACCTGGGGGGGGGACAGCTTCAAGACAGGTGAGGGGACTCACTTATATACCTGAGGAGGGACAGCTTCAAGACAGGTGAGAGGACTAACTAATATACCTGTAACCTAGGGGGGACAGCTTCAAGACAGGTGAGGGGACTAACTTATATAcctggggggtgggggggggacagACCTCCGCTTCAAGACCTTAACTTCAGGGCACAGGACTATCGAGGTTGTCGGTGAGAATGTCCCGTTAAGCGGCCTCAAAAGTCAGCATGTATGAGAAAGGTCCAGAAGCTGACTCCCCCTGAAGGTGTCCCCTAGTGGGACTTAAAGTTAGCTTCATGGTGTCTTGCTCGTGTACCCGAGACACGATGGGAGTTGAACCGACCACACTTGCCATTTTGCCAATTTCCGGCTAAAAAATTGCCATTTTAACGTTACtttaatgtatatttatgttagCTAACGTCAGCTAGCAGGTACAGTAATATGATATATGTCGTTTCCTGGTGAGAGAGGGGACAACTGCTAACGTTACTATAGtctatttataaatgatatagCTGTGGGGGGGGGTATAGGTGGTGGTATGAAGCTTCTTCAGTACCCCGGTACTGTCTCTAATGTGGTGTCAGTAGCTGCTGTGGGTTTACTGGTTTCTGGGCTCCAGGTGTGAGGTGTTGTAGTTGCAGCGGTGCGTTCACTGACTGTCTGGAAACATGGGGACAGAAAGGTGGCGCTTAAATGCTGCTCTTAAAAAGCAATGCACCTTCTCATTGAGTAAACAATGTAACCAGACATTATGTTAGGCCTTTGTTGAAGACACATGGGGGTCCCAaatccccccctctctctgtgtgggtgtgggtgtttGGGTGTTCTTGTTCAGCTATCTTTGTGAAGACCAATGGgagttttagaccttcagagtgaggacatatttggaaagtgaggacattttacaTTATCCCCccaacactctctctctctctctctctctctctctctctcttcttctctctctctctggtacgtgattgtttgcacaccggcaatatttgcactatctgtttatattatgtttattttttgtttatagcttatattgtatattgtacataggtagaatttaaatttttttatccttattttattctaacgttttatctattcttttgttattttactgctcatttgcaccaacaaaaccaaagcaaattcctagtgtatacctcttacacctggcaataaacaacattctgattctgattttggCTGGTCGTCACCTTCACACAGACCTTCAAAGCCCTGTTTTGAGGgttcagacttgtttttttaaggttccggttagaattaggtttaggttacgGTAAGGGGTGATGGTACTTGTCCACAGGCTCGTCAGGCTGTCATCACTTTATTGTAATGTAGCATTTACTGTAAAAACCAAGAAAagcaacacttatgccatattacgatatccaaagtctcatatcacaatattgacCCTATATTATACCTATTTTTGGATACTTTGTGCTATGGAGCAGTTAAAATGTAACTCGTTGCCCCTTTTTGCGATGAACTTTGAACAAAAGATTCCGCACGAATCCACTTTTACacaatatatattgtattattgctGCCTTTAAAGCCTTTAACACCCAGCGCCCTCTCCTCCAATGACCAGAGTTCACTGGAACTCTGCCTCGATGAGTGATGTCTTCCCCCAAGTGAGGCTGAGACAACTGGACGATGGGAAtgtgaggaggaggggaagccAGTTGGACTCGAGGCTCGCTTATGCAACTTCCGCCAAGGGTTTTCACTGGATTTCACATAGTTTAATATTGAGGGCATTTAACATTCTTATACTTTAATGGGACTGTTTTAATGGTGTGAACCTAGAATGATCATAGTGGTCATAAGTGAAAGCAACAGAATTGAGGAAAACAAAGAGTTCAGTAAAAATTGTTGGTGtgttttatcaattaatcatgTGGTATTTGTATGTTGCCAGTGGTGTAGAGTAGTGGTTTCACCATGAAATAGAACACAATGTGCCATGTGGAGTTGGTTCACAATCAGCTTGTTATGTAATCATTTACAGTAGGTCTCTCCAAACCTTTGAACCTGGTTCCTTTGGAATTGATTTGATTTCAACAAAGGTGGTCTTGACTGCAGCTCTTTTTCGAGTTTTTAGGTAGTTGGACTTTGTCGAGTCACTCTTGACGATTGTTGTgtcccaaataaaaaaatggaaatcttgcaaaatctctctcgatcaaacgtgactttagtgtaaacaaacatggcggacgacgggcaggaagaattagcgatgttcatttttgcactactttgtactgaaaatgcacaaagaaaagtaaaatatggatgaagtcatggagacacgttaaataaacacttgtgttgttgccacaactcaacaagttggtcctccatttctgagctccatcttactactactttatgcttcacgtttagcatt
It includes:
- the rpf2 gene encoding ribosome production factor 2 homolog; the protein is MTHLGGIVKPKTKRSKRFLDNRAPKLTEDVKIAMIMKGGNTSQTITQALKDIYSLKKPNAVLYKKKNITRPFEDSTSLEFFSKKTDCSLFLFGSHNKKRPNNLIFGRLFDFHVLDMIEVGVEKYVSLSDIKTSKCPEGTKPMLVFAGEAFDIDNEHKRLKSLLIDFFRGPTVSAVRLAGLEHVLHFTALDGKIFMRSYRCLLKKSGCRTPRIELEEIGPSFDLVLRRSHLASDDLYKLSHRRPKALKARKKKNISHNAFGTKFGRVHMQKQDLSKLQTRKMKGLRKRRGPVVAEDKDQEGHEAKVPKVES